From a single Brassica napus cultivar Da-Ae chromosome C9, Da-Ae, whole genome shotgun sequence genomic region:
- the LOC125592952 gene encoding uncharacterized protein LOC125592952 has translation MHLEELQAKDARLAKNETLLWKNHTEHFTEWLKNKIHLDSKDSHSKEIRWLAFGPRNVALAHKGFIINGQRFHTDAVKLKTQNSGVTYEAFSMCRSSARDMRQVADMITYYGVIKEILVIDYHMFKVPLFRCNWANTANGVKEEDGFTLVNLHMNQAAYLKDPFILPSQAKQVFYSREDDASNWYVVMRAPPRGYHELETEEDLGGAPLPVQEVDDMGDDMDDDSVYVRDDCEGLLVVD, from the exons ATGCATTTGGAAGAGTTGCAAGCTAAGGATGCTCGATTGGCTAAAAATGAAACTTTGTTATGGAAAAACCATACTGAACACTTTACAGAATGGCTTAAAAATAAG ATTCATTTAGACTCAAAAGATAGTCATTCTAAGGAGATAAGGTGGTTGGCATTTGGACCAAGAAATGTTGCTTTAGCACATAAAGGATTCATCATCAATGGCCAACGGTTTCATACTGATGCGGTCAAGCTGAAGACACAAAACAGTGGAGTAACTTATGAAGCCTTTAGCATGTGTAGATCAAGTGCAAGAGATATGAGACAGGTCGCGGATATGATTACATACTATGGAGTGATAAAGGAGATTTTGGTCATCGACTATCACATGTTCAAAGTGCCACTCTTTAGATGCAACTGGGCAAACACAGCGAATGGTGTGAAGGAAGAAGATGGCTTCACTCTTGTTAACCTTCATATGAACCAAGCAGCCTATTTGAAAGATCCATTCATTCTACCTTCTCAAGCGAAACAGGTTTTCTACTCTAGGGAGGATGATGCTTCAAATTGGTATGTTGTTATGAGAGCACCACCTAGAGGTTATCATGAGTTGGAAACAGAAGAGGATTTAGGTGGTGCTCCTTTACCtgtccaagaagttgatgatatgGGTGATGATATGGATGATGATAGTGTATATGTTAGGGATGATTGTGAAGGTTTATTAGTGGTAGATTGA
- the LOC106356997 gene encoding uncharacterized protein LOC106356997, whose amino-acid sequence MDKSWIWLPRNSHEYSEGATNFVNSSAKRLGSLSEMLCPCRDCRNLSHQSLDKIVEHLVIRGMDKKYKSSRWSIHGEKRDSAEDSVLQYETEAFDLFKTIFSMDEGGPNPTTDNEDDEAPEEIEFKKKLRDAQTPLYSDCLKHTKVSAIMGLYRFKVKSGVSENYFDQLLVLLEDLLPEDNVLPKSLAAIKKILKIFGFGYDSIHACKNDCILYRKEYENLESCPRCKVSRWEMDKHSNELKVGIPAKVLRYFPIKDRFRRMFRSQRMAEDLRWHYTNATEDGTMRHPVDSISWAQVNAKWPDFAADPRNLRLGISTDGMNPFSMQSTNHSTWPVLLVNYNTPPTMCMKAENIMLTLLIPGPTAPGNNIDVYLAPLIDDLKDLWAEGIEVYDSFAKENFNLRALLLWSISDYPALGTLSGCKVKGKQACNVCGKDTPARWLKFSRKFVYMSNRRRLPPGHRYRYKKAWFDNTTSREEKKRKRLELEDDERLQEEECEESNELWRWKKRSIFFDLPYWKELPVRHNIDVMHVEKNVSDAILSLLMQSAKSKDGLKARKDLEDIGIRKHLHTEVRGKKTYLPPAAYWLSKREKTIFCQRLAKFRGPDGYCGNIANSVSVNPPNIGSLKSHDHHVLVQNLLPAALRGLLHRGPRIAINRLCSYFNRLCQRIIDPEKLISMETEFVETMCQLERFFPPALFDIMFHLPLHLSREARLGGPVHFRWMYPFERYMKTLKAFVKNYARPEACMAEAYLAGECVAFCLEFLKESVPVQEAVNRNEDVEADRMVVEGRPLQKGIEVTLSDKDRDIAHRYVLMNMASLDPFLE is encoded by the exons ATGGATAAGTCGTGGATTTGGCTTCCAAG GAATAGCCACGAGTATTCAGAAGGAGCAACTAATTTTGTGAATTCGTCCGCAAAAAGATTGGGAAGTCTGTCTGAAATGCTATGCCCTTGTAGAGACTGCCGCAATCTGAGCCATCAGTCACTGGATAAAATTGTGGAGCATTTGGTGATTAGGGGTATGGATAAGAAGTATAAGAGTTCTCGTTGGAGTATTCATGGAGAAAAAAGAGATTCTGCAGAAGACagtgttcttcaatatgaaacAGAGGCGTTTGATTTGTTTAAGACAATATTCTCCATGGACGAAGGTGGTCCAAACCCGACAACTGACAACGAAGACGATGAAGCACCAGAGGAAATTGAGTTTAAGAAAAAGCTCAGAGACGCTCAAACGCCATTATACTCGGATTGTCTCAAGCACACAAAGGTTTCAGCTATCATGGGACTTTACAGATTCAAGGTTAAAAGTGGTGTGTCGGAGAACTACTTTGATCAGCTGTTGGTTTTACTTGAGGATTTGCTACCTGAAGACAATGTTCTTCCCAAGAGTTTAGCTGCAATCAAAAAAATTCTGAAGATCTTTGGGTTCGGCTACGACAGTATTCATGCTTGCAAGAATGATTGCATATTGTATAGGAAGGAGTATGAGAACCTAGAAAGCTGTCCAAGATGCAAAGTTTCAAGATGGGAAATGGATAAGCACAGTAATGAGTTAAAGGTGGGGATTCCGGCAAAGGTCCTTAGATATTTTCCAATCAAGGACAGGTTTAGGAGGATGTTTAGATCACAAAGGATGGCTGAAGATCTGCGTTGGCACTATACCAATGCCACTGAAGATGGTACAATGCGGCACCCTGTTGATTCTATCTCTTGGGCACAAGTGAATGCTAAATGGCCAGACTTTGCTGCTGATCCACGGAATCTTCGACTTGGGATTTCTACAGATGGGATGAACCCTTTCTCCATGCAAAGCACCAATCACAGCACATGGCCAGTGTTGTTAGTGAACTATAACACGCCTCCAACCATGTGTATGAAGGCTGAGAATATAATGCTGACTTTGTTGATCCCTGGTCCTACTGCTCCTGGTAACAACATTGATGTTTACCTAGCACCACTGATAGACGATCTAAAGGATTTGTGGGCTGAGGGTATTGAAGTGTATGACTCATTTGCGAAGGAGAACTTTAATCTCAGAGCCTTGCTGCTTTGGAGTATCAGTGACTATCCAGCCTTAGGAACACTGTCTGGATGTAAAGTAAAGGGGAAACAAGCCTGCAATGTATGTGGAAAGGATACACCTGCAAGGTGGCTTAAGTTTAGCCGCAAGTTTGTCTACATGAGTAACAGAAGGAGACTACCGCCTGGCCATCGTTACAGATATAAAAAAGCTTGGTTTGACAACACT ACCtctagagaagaaaaaaaaaggaaaagactagagttggaagatgatgaGAGGTTACAAGAAGAAGAGTGTGAAGAATCAAATGAACTATGGCGGtggaagaagagatcaataTTCTTTGATCTACCTTACTGGAAG GAGTTGCCTGTTCGTCACAATATTGATGTTATGCACGTAGAAAAGAATGTGTCCGATGCTATATTGTCTCTGTTGATGCAAAGTGCGAAGTCAAAAGATGGGTTGAAAGCAAGAAAAGACTTAGAAGATATTGGAATCAGAAAGCACTTGCACACAGAGGTGAGGGGAAAGAAAACATACTTACCTCCTGCTGCCTACTGGTTATCGAAGAGAGAGAAGACCATTTTCTGCCAAAGGTTAGCTAAGTTTAGAGGCCCTGATGGTTATTGTGGTAATATTGCGAATAGTGTTTCAGTTAACCCTCCAAATATTGGTAGTTTAAAGTCGCATGATCATCATGTCTTAGTACAGAACTTGTTACCAGCTGCATTAAGAGGGTTGTTACATAGGGGTCCTAGGATAGCCATAAATAGATTATGCAGTTACTTCAACAGGTTGTGTCAGCGCATCATTGACCCAGAGAAACTTATATCCATGGAGACAGAGTTTGTGGAGACAATGTGTCAGCTGGAGCGCTTCTTCCCTCCAGCCCTTTTTGATATCATGTTTCACCTTCCACTACATTTATCAAGAGAGGCACGGTTGGGAGGACCAGTTCACTTCCGATGGATGTATCCCTTCGAAAG GTACATGAAAACACTAAAGGCTTTTGTTAAGAATTATGCAAGGCCAGAAGCATGTATGGCTGAGGCGTATTTAGCTGGAGAATGTGTTGCATTTTGTTTAGAGTTCCTTAAAGAATCAGTACCAGTTCAAGAAGCAGTTAATCGTAATGAAGATGTTGAGGCTGATAGAATGGTGGTTGAAGGCCGACCTCTGCAGAAGGGTATAGAGGTTACCCTGTCAGATAAAGATAGAGACATTGCACATCGATATGTGCTAATGAACATGGCATCTTTGGATCCCTTTCTTGAGTAA
- the LOC125592950 gene encoding uncharacterized protein LOC125592950, whose protein sequence is MDSTSAADNIREDAVSKVLGKDKPGRVRGFGRGITANKLAYLQFRDAKIAEMKSEIEELKGMVRELAEKKKSNVDAETSESSGGFKEGVRVQILDWIESEDVVVGEGEFCSAEPKYKIGRIPIGPNAVAIVVKYALSASASLWRPTTDVLTLDEAVGYKISWPMDKVILDKDPNCSEDLSMQSKEGEYRRCKIYDWTNDEDEVIAEGLVCSSKSKDMVNNIPLGPNAVSVEVVKVFNDQAYLWRPTADMFLIGDALSEKIAWPVLKVEVMPTPATEVTPTKCAGKKIASPSKPAKKKAVSPGSTSSTRSPKQKCTLLDCNNSGRKVAEGRVASTDPNELCHFVPLGPNASKVWIDVAKIGDAKVWRPNSEIEYISDAMGSVVAWPNDKIKFV, encoded by the exons ATGGACTCCACATCAGCTGCTGATAACATAAGGGAAGATGCTGTGAGCAAGGTTTTGGGAAAAGACAAACCTGGACGAGTAAGGGGCTTTGGTAGAGGGATTACAGCTAATAAGCTAGCATATCTGCAATTTAGAGACGCTAAGATTGCAGAAATGAAAAGTGAGATTGAAGAGTTAAAGGGGATGGTGCGAGAATTAGCTGAGAAGAAG AAAAGTAATGTTGATGCTGAAACATCTGAGAGTAGTGGTGGATTCAAAGAAGGAGTCAGAGTACAAATACTGGATTGGATTGAATCAGAGGATGTTGTTGTTGGTGAAGGAGAATTCTGCTCTGCTGAACCGAAGTACAAAATTGGTCGTATACCAATTGGTCCTAATGCAGTGGCTATCGTAGTTAAGTATGCACTAAGCGCATCAGCTTCACTCTGGAGGCCTACTACGGATGTGTTAACTCTTGATGAAGCTGTGGGATACAAGATATCTTGGCCAATGGATAAAGTGATTTTGGATAAGGATCCAAACTGTTCTGAAGATTTATCTAtg CAAAGCAAGGAAGGTGAATATCGAAGATGCAAGATATATGATTGGACCAATGATGAGGACGAGGTCATTGCTGAAGGTCTCGTGTGCTCTTCAAAATCCAAAGACATGGTTAACAACATACCTCTGGGTCCCAATGCTGTTAGTGTCGAAGTAGTGAAGGTGTTCAATGATCAAGCATATTTGTGGAGGCCAACCGCTGATATGTTCTTGATTGGTGATGCACTTAGCGAGAAAATAGCATGGCCAGTCCTAAAGGTTGAAGTCATGCCTACACCTGCTACAGAAGTAACACCAACTAAATGTGCAGGGAAGAAAATAGCATCACCTTCGAAGCCAGCCAAGAAAAAAGCAGTG AGTCCAGGCAGCACTAGTTCGACCAGAAGTCCGAAGCAGAAGTGCACTCTCTTGGATTGCAACAACTCTGGACGTAAGGTAGCTGAAGGAAGGGTAGCTTCAACGGATCCGAATGAGTTGTGCCACTTTGTACCCCTAGGTCCAAATGCAAGCAAGGTGTGGATTGATGTGGCTAAGATCGGTGATGCAAAAGTCTGGAGGCCAAATTCAGAGATTGAATACATATCTGATGCAATGGGTTCGGTTGTGGCATGGCCAAATGACAAAATCAAGTTTGTCTAA